From Cumulibacter manganitolerans, one genomic window encodes:
- a CDS encoding class E sortase yields the protein MRGHDDDATRPPNDTACRTAMRGIGQTLITLGVVVLLFIVYQAFITDIFTARTQDQLSQQLHDRWSSQDPTVGTPTQDTTYSDVPIGDALAVLRIPAFGPDYAQVVVQGTTASALEKGPGHYVDTAGPGEVGNFAVAGHRVGKGSPFLNVDKLVPGDAIVVETQTSWYVYRVIGDKASGDFRDPAYGAITGRTVTTPSDYQAIAPVPGDSAAAPVLRLLTLTTCHPKFSAAQRMIIHAHLDGEPLTKAQYPSAADVPALKEG from the coding sequence ATGCGCGGGCACGACGACGACGCGACGCGGCCCCCGAACGACACGGCATGCCGCACGGCGATGCGCGGCATCGGCCAGACGCTGATCACCCTCGGCGTGGTGGTGCTGCTGTTCATCGTCTATCAGGCGTTCATCACCGACATCTTCACCGCCCGCACGCAGGACCAGCTCAGCCAGCAGCTGCACGACCGGTGGTCGTCGCAGGACCCCACCGTCGGCACCCCCACGCAGGACACCACCTACTCCGACGTCCCGATCGGTGACGCGCTCGCCGTGCTGCGTATCCCGGCGTTCGGGCCGGACTACGCGCAGGTGGTGGTACAGGGCACCACGGCCTCCGCACTCGAGAAGGGACCGGGCCACTACGTCGACACGGCCGGGCCGGGCGAGGTGGGCAACTTCGCGGTGGCCGGGCACCGGGTCGGCAAGGGCTCGCCGTTCCTCAACGTCGACAAGCTGGTCCCCGGCGATGCGATCGTGGTGGAGACGCAGACCAGCTGGTACGTCTACCGGGTGATCGGGGACAAGGCCAGCGGCGACTTCCGCGATCCGGCGTACGGGGCGATCACGGGCCGAACGGTCACCACGCCCTCGGACTACCAGGCGATCGCGCCGGTGCCCGGCGACTCCGCCGCCGCCCCCGTGCTCCGGCTGCTGACCCTCACCACCTGCCACCCGAAGTTCTCGGCCGCGCAGCGGATGATCATCCACGCGCACCTCGACGGCGAGCCGTTGACCAAGGCCCAGTACCCGTCGGCCGCCGACGTCCCGGCGCTGAAGGAGGGCTGA